CGGTAATGCAACCCATCAGCCTTGGTTAAACCACGGAAACATCAGTCAGACAACATATTTAACTAGAAAATTTAGACAACATAATAAGACATGTGAGATTAATGAAGGGAATGCGAATGATGTGGGTTACCTCGTAGTTTATGCAGCTGAAGAAGCGCTTCCCGGGACGCGTGTCGTACTCCTCCTTCACCCGAACCTCGTCGATGATTCTACCACCACACGGACAGCTTGTCGGCATCCCATATGACGAATCGGCAACGTTGTACAGGTGGTCGATGAACTCCTGCTTCCTCTTAAAATCTGTTATCTCGGCTGAGGGATCCATCTGAAACAGAGAAATGAAATTGATTAACCCTTTTCTATTGaatcaaaaataatcaaaaccgTGAATCGATTGAGACAAAAGTAGTCAAAACCGTGAATCGAACCCAGTACAAGATCTAAACCCACTTATCGAAACCCCCAAATTCTATTTTGAACCCTAACTCGAAAAACCCTTTTCGATTTCCAATCCGCGAGAATCGAACCTTAAAACTATAAATCGAACCCGTAGACGAGGTAATACAGCATTAAATCAAAACCCTTCTCGATTTCGAACCctaaatcgtaaaaaaaaaaaattgaaatttcccCTAACTCGATTTCGAAACCAAAACGACATCAATATAAAGGAGATTCCAGTCGAGACCCACCTCTGTTAGTAGAGGAGACAATAACTCGTCGAATCGATGGAGCAAATTCGAGAAATAGGGACAGAGATCGTCGTCGCACGGGGTTTCGCCGGGAGGAAGAAACCCTAGAGTTTTcgagacaaaagagagaaatgaaTCTCTCTCCCCTTTCCACCGCGTGACGTCGACGCCGCGTCTCCAATCAATTCGCGACACGTGGTGTGAACCCGTATCGGACGGGGTCACTCGTAAGGGGCGGGTCGCGAGAAATAACCCatttaatctttatttttaatggtcCGGCCCTATGATACTGAGCCCATGAACCTGTCTAAAACCTCTAATGGGGCTGCTCTAACAAGGTTTAAGCAAAGTAACCCAGATTCGACGATGAAACCCTTAAAAATCTCGTTGAAAATGGTGAATTCAAAGCTCGCAATAAGCTCTCCTTTCGTGTAACGTCTCTTGTTCTGAGAAAGTAAGAATCTTTTTCTTCGTATCGATGCGTCGATGCTTGTTCACAGCTCTGTATCTGGTGATGATTCATCTCCCTTGTAGCTGTTCAATGTGGCAATGTTAATGCTCAGAACTCTCAAAAAGGTTTATAAATCGTTGAATATGATTACCCATTTCACCAATTGCATATCTTTCCCCTCctctcttcctcctcatcaGAGCCAAGCTCCTCAAAGGTTCGACCTTTCTCGCGTTTCGTTCACAGTTCGGCGTTTCCAGATTCAGAGCTCTGTCCGTAGTGATAAGTCGCAGATACCCACTCGGTTTTTCGTTAGTCCGGTTTCGAGGGGAACTAGGAACCAGGCTCAAGTAGCTCTCTTTGATTACTTGCATAGCACTAGAAGCTTTACTTTCACTGATGCAGAGCATATAAGCAAGAACTCGCCGCGTTTTCTGAGCTTTTTGCTGTCCAAGATCGATGATAACGAGAGAGATGTCTCCAGGGCGTTGAGTAAGTACCTTAGGTACAATCCCATTAACGAGTTCGAACCCTTTTTCGAGAGTTTGGGGATGTGCCCATCTGAGTTTGAGCAGTTTCTTCCTCAAAGGCTAATGTTTTTGAGTGATGATGGTGTCATGTTTGAGAATTTTCATGCACTTTGCAACTACGGGGTCCCTCGTGGGAAGATTGGCCGTGTGTATAAAGAAGCTAGAGAGGTTTTTAGATATGAGTCTGGGGTGTTGGTGGCTAAACTCAGGGCGTATGAGGATTTGGGTCTTAGAAAAGGTACAGTTATCAAGTTGGTTAGTAGCTGTCCTTTGCTGCTTGTTGGTGGGGTTGATGGTGAGTTTGCTTCCGTGGTTGATAAGTTGAAGAGGTTACCGGTGGGATGTGATTGGCTCGGGAGAGACTTGTCTGACAGTAAAACGTATAGCTGGGGGAGGATTCTGGAGACGATGGAGTTTCTCGAGAGAATGGGATGTAAAGAGGAGAAGCTGAGTAGTCTTTTGAGAACTTATCCAGCTCTGGTGATTGAAGGCTCTGGTAAGAAGTTCTGTGTTCTGTTTGGTGGGTTGTTTAAATTGGGGCTTCACGTGGAAGAGATCTATAGTCTGTTTATAGACAACCCTGAGATGTTATCAGACAAATGCGTTAAGAACATTAGGAAGACGGTTGATTTCTTGATCGGTATTAGAATGGAAACGCATTTTATCAGGAAGATTCTGTTGAGTCACACGGAGCGTATTGGTTCATGCTCTCTGCAAGCGCCTAGGACCGTTTGTGTTAGTTTGAACGTTAGCCAGGAGGAGCTATGTCAGATGTTAAAGAACGAGCCTCTGAGATTGTTCAGCTTTGTGACTAcaacaaagaagagaaaaagcaaACTTCTTTCGGAGGATGCGAGGAAACACGCGGAGAAGACTGCGTTTTTGATGAGGCTAGGGTATTTAGAGAACTCGGACGAGATGGTGAAGGCTCTGAAACAGTTCCGAGGGAGGGGTGATCAGCTGCAGGAGAGGTTTGATTGCCTCGTGAAAGCGGGGTTAAACCACAATACGGTTGCGGAGATCATCAGGCACGCTCCGATTGTGCTTAACCTCTCTAAAGATGTCATTGAGAAGAAGATACATTCTTTAACCGAGCTTCTTGGCTATCCAATTGAATCTCTGGTGAGTTTCCCGGCGTATTTGTGCTATGATATGCAGAGAATACATCAGAGATTCTCAATGTATATGTGGTTGAGGGAAAGAGATGCAGCAAGGCCGATGCTATCACCGAGTACTATTCTTACTTGCGGTGATGCTAGGTTTGTCAAGTATTTCGTCAATGTCCACCCTGAAGGTCCAGCCGTTTGGGAAAGTATAAACCAATCATCTACCTGAAGTGAAAGGTTACGGGCACGGCTTCTTGATTTTAGAGATAGTGAGGATGTGGTAAAAATGCGAGCTCTGTGATATAAATGCCAACTAAGGAAACAAAAGGGTATCTTCCATGTGCCAAACGTTAAGCCCTTATTTATGCTTGAATTCACTGGAAGAGTTCTTTAGAGAGTAGTGCAGTGCAGATGATCAGCAAATTGTTTGTTGAGGATCTTCCTCCTGAACCGTCTCTTTGATAGTTGTCCTCTAAACTGATTGTTGGTCCAGAGTGTGTTACAAGAATGTGTTATACTAATTACTTGGACGGCTGGAGCCAGCAGGCATGACATAAGCCACGTTTGgtgttttgtattgttttataaTTGGATGTTCTGTAGCAATGCAAAGTGATCTAAACTTTCAAACAGCTTGTAagcttttattataaaa
The Brassica napus cultivar Da-Ae chromosome A1, Da-Ae, whole genome shotgun sequence DNA segment above includes these coding regions:
- the LOC106437705 gene encoding transcription termination factor MTEF18, mitochondrial-like, producing MLMLRTLKKVYKSLNMITHFTNCISFPSSLPPHQSQAPQRFDLSRVSFTVRRFQIQSSVRSDKSQIPTRFFVSPVSRGTRNQAQVALFDYLHSTRSFTFTDAEHISKNSPRFLSFLLSKIDDNERDVSRALSKYLRYNPINEFEPFFESLGMCPSEFEQFLPQRLMFLSDDGVMFENFHALCNYGVPRGKIGRVYKEAREVFRYESGVLVAKLRAYEDLGLRKGTVIKLVSSCPLLLVGGVDGEFASVVDKLKRLPVGCDWLGRDLSDSKTYSWGRILETMEFLERMGCKEEKLSSLLRTYPALVIEGSGKKFCVLFGGLFKLGLHVEEIYSLFIDNPEMLSDKCVKNIRKTVDFLIGIRMETHFIRKILLSHTERIGSCSLQAPRTVCVSLNVSQEELCQMLKNEPLRLFSFVTTTKKRKSKLLSEDARKHAEKTAFLMRLGYLENSDEMVKALKQFRGRGDQLQERFDCLVKAGLNHNTVAEIIRHAPIVLNLSKDVIEKKIHSLTELLGYPIESLVSFPAYLCYDMQRIHQRFSMYMWLRERDAARPMLSPSTILTCGDARFVKYFVNVHPEGPAVWESINQSST